A single region of the Sandaracinaceae bacterium genome encodes:
- a CDS encoding protein kinase yields the protein MRPGETFADRFVLERSVGAGGMGAVHLARDQRTGARVALKTLTLSGDSARARFEREALVLAALEHPNIVGYVGHGLPEDGTPWLAMEWLEGVAPDEVELSVGDALRVVRGAARGLAAAHARGVIHRDIKPSNLLLVDGDPERVKLLDFGIARGGLEGGPAATLTATGETIGTPHFMAPEQARGTKALDQRVDIYSLGAVLYQLLSGRPPLEGQSALAVLAKILLEEPPPIHDLVAGLPADVAALVHDMLARDPQQRLPDAAAVLAALDALGPVPSGAPSRQRVRAAALGDAERRLACVVLVGGEGDPREEVAMFAPTLASGAGLDARAPLLDVVRQHGGHAELLADGTMVASFPGQLPTDQAQRAARCALALRGVVAGRPIAVVAAHSLVSSVVPLGDALERGAQMLHRGEGAGEGDGGGAEGAKASAGVLVDAVVEGLLGPRFECRPLTRERFELVDMSVDRAASRRLLGVDVPCVGRRREVQRVTSLYEQCVEDSVARAMIVVGGAGAGKTRLLREVCDELLRGDDPDRPVPCVWEGRADATRVGAPYGVMGDLLRRAAGVREAEPIAAKQLKLARFLGTYLSGDALKDALFFLAEMVRAPFPSEASEALRAARTDATSMADAIRGAALSWLREATRRGPLLLVLDDFHHGDRPSRELLHHALQKLADAPLCVLALGRPEEELAAGELWADCEPETLHLNKLTARASEQLVQVVLDGVAREGRATLPQGAIASIVERADGNPFFLEEMLRAAIESPDDALPGTVLAMLQTRLDALDADARRVLRAASVFGVRFWGGAVGRLLGREDAPDATLEHLAERELIELVDERDVPSEWTWRFRQELTREAAYATLTTEDRALGHRLAAAWLLEHALDDPLALAGHFTLAGQPERAAAALARAAEQALDAGDHHATLRHVTRGLAALEGADGSVRAAEGLTDEDAVGDAVDAAQTRARLRVAGAEAQRWLGAYAASLALADDALTDLVAGSAPYYRALGCVVVAAGQTGAHQRLDRALASLTSTTAADKSASLWELIALCRLVHQRLGQRRLPDADALLTRARTLAATLGAESPVVAAWLHTTFAARAHVAGDWVAYVHGSERAVAAYDDAHDKRHACNQRVRLGYGLIETAQYEQAATVLARAVEDAAALGVPLIEGFALQNLGLAQHRLGQLELAHATLRNAEALGGQHGHHAVVAGACYYLCDVLLALGRVEDASACADVAAKGFAGSPFHRGLALAAQARVLLARGEAGEALSRVEEAQRDRISVAFAESSDAVVDLTACEVHEALGDAAGARTCAQAGIDRLSIYLAAVQDAATRERMLVRVPVHAALMRRAAR from the coding sequence ATGAGGCCCGGTGAGACGTTTGCAGACCGGTTCGTGCTCGAGCGCAGCGTGGGCGCCGGGGGAATGGGCGCGGTTCACCTCGCGCGTGACCAGCGCACCGGCGCGCGCGTGGCGCTGAAGACGCTGACGCTCAGCGGCGACTCGGCGCGCGCGCGCTTCGAGCGAGAGGCGCTGGTGCTGGCCGCGCTCGAGCACCCCAACATCGTCGGCTACGTGGGGCACGGGCTCCCAGAGGACGGCACGCCCTGGCTGGCGATGGAGTGGCTCGAAGGGGTCGCGCCAGACGAGGTGGAGCTCAGCGTGGGCGACGCGCTGCGGGTGGTGCGCGGCGCGGCCCGAGGGTTGGCGGCGGCGCACGCGCGTGGCGTGATCCACCGCGACATCAAGCCCAGCAACCTGCTGCTGGTGGACGGTGACCCGGAGCGCGTGAAGCTGCTGGACTTCGGCATCGCGCGGGGGGGGCTGGAAGGGGGCCCGGCCGCGACGCTCACCGCCACGGGCGAGACCATCGGCACGCCGCACTTCATGGCCCCCGAGCAGGCGCGCGGCACCAAGGCGCTGGACCAGCGCGTGGACATCTACTCGCTGGGCGCCGTGCTCTACCAGCTGCTGTCGGGGCGCCCGCCGCTCGAGGGGCAGAGCGCGCTGGCCGTGCTGGCGAAGATCCTGCTGGAGGAGCCTCCGCCCATTCACGACTTGGTGGCGGGGCTGCCCGCCGACGTGGCCGCCCTGGTGCACGACATGCTGGCGCGTGACCCGCAGCAGCGGCTGCCCGACGCGGCCGCGGTGCTGGCGGCGCTGGATGCCCTGGGGCCAGTGCCCAGCGGCGCGCCGAGCCGTCAGCGGGTGCGGGCTGCGGCGCTGGGAGACGCCGAGCGGCGCCTGGCGTGCGTCGTGTTGGTGGGGGGCGAAGGAGACCCGCGCGAGGAGGTCGCCATGTTCGCGCCAACGCTGGCCTCGGGCGCGGGCCTGGACGCGCGCGCCCCGCTCTTGGACGTGGTGCGGCAGCACGGGGGGCACGCGGAGCTGCTGGCCGACGGAACGATGGTGGCGTCGTTCCCGGGTCAGCTGCCGACGGACCAAGCGCAGCGGGCGGCGCGCTGTGCCCTCGCGCTGCGCGGCGTGGTGGCCGGGCGCCCCATCGCGGTGGTGGCCGCGCACTCGCTGGTGAGCAGCGTGGTGCCCCTGGGCGACGCCCTGGAGCGGGGCGCGCAGATGCTGCACCGTGGCGAGGGGGCTGGCGAGGGCGACGGCGGTGGCGCAGAGGGCGCGAAGGCGAGCGCGGGCGTGCTGGTGGACGCCGTGGTGGAGGGCCTGCTGGGGCCGCGCTTCGAGTGCCGCCCGCTCACGCGCGAGCGCTTCGAGCTGGTGGACATGAGCGTGGACCGTGCGGCCAGCCGGCGTCTGTTGGGCGTGGATGTGCCCTGCGTGGGTCGCCGGCGCGAGGTGCAGCGCGTGACGTCGCTCTACGAGCAGTGCGTCGAGGACAGCGTGGCGCGCGCCATGATCGTCGTGGGCGGCGCCGGCGCGGGCAAGACGCGGCTGCTGCGCGAGGTGTGCGACGAGCTGCTGCGCGGCGACGACCCTGACCGCCCGGTGCCGTGCGTGTGGGAGGGGCGCGCCGACGCCACGCGCGTGGGGGCGCCGTATGGCGTGATGGGCGACCTCTTGCGTCGCGCGGCGGGCGTGCGCGAGGCCGAGCCGATCGCGGCCAAGCAGCTGAAGCTGGCGCGCTTCCTGGGCACGTACCTGAGCGGCGACGCGCTGAAGGACGCGCTGTTCTTCTTGGCGGAGATGGTGCGCGCGCCGTTCCCGAGCGAGGCCAGCGAGGCGCTGCGCGCGGCGCGCACGGACGCGACCAGCATGGCCGACGCCATCCGCGGCGCCGCCCTCTCGTGGCTGCGCGAGGCCACGCGCCGAGGCCCGCTGTTGCTGGTGCTGGACGACTTCCACCACGGCGACAGGCCCTCGCGCGAGCTGCTGCACCACGCGCTGCAGAAGCTGGCCGACGCGCCCCTGTGCGTGCTGGCGCTGGGGCGCCCCGAGGAAGAGCTGGCCGCGGGTGAGCTGTGGGCCGACTGCGAGCCCGAGACCTTGCACCTGAACAAGCTCACGGCGCGCGCCAGCGAGCAGCTGGTGCAGGTGGTGCTGGACGGAGTCGCGCGCGAGGGGCGCGCCACGCTGCCGCAGGGGGCCATCGCGTCCATCGTGGAGCGCGCCGACGGCAACCCCTTCTTCCTGGAGGAGATGCTGCGGGCGGCCATCGAGAGCCCCGACGACGCGCTGCCGGGCACCGTGCTGGCCATGCTGCAGACGCGCCTGGACGCGCTCGACGCCGACGCGCGGCGCGTGCTGCGGGCGGCCAGCGTGTTCGGGGTGCGCTTCTGGGGTGGGGCCGTGGGGCGCCTGCTGGGCCGCGAGGACGCGCCCGACGCCACGCTGGAGCACCTGGCCGAGCGCGAGCTGATCGAGCTGGTGGACGAGCGCGACGTGCCCTCCGAGTGGACCTGGCGCTTTCGTCAGGAGCTCACGCGCGAGGCCGCGTACGCCACGCTCACCACCGAGGACCGCGCGCTGGGGCACCGCTTGGCCGCGGCGTGGTTGCTGGAGCACGCGCTGGACGACCCGCTCGCGCTGGCGGGGCACTTCACGCTGGCGGGCCAGCCCGAGCGTGCTGCTGCGGCCTTGGCGCGCGCGGCCGAGCAGGCGCTGGACGCGGGAGACCACCACGCCACGCTGCGCCACGTCACGCGCGGGCTCGCGGCGCTCGAGGGTGCGGATGGATCGGTTCGGGCGGCTGAGGGGCTCACGGACGAGGACGCTGTTGGAGACGCGGTGGACGCGGCCCAGACGCGTGCGCGGCTGCGCGTGGCGGGCGCGGAGGCGCAGCGTTGGCTGGGCGCGTACGCGGCGTCGCTCGCGCTGGCGGACGACGCGCTCACGGACTTGGTGGCAGGGAGCGCGCCCTACTACCGTGCGCTGGGCTGCGTGGTGGTGGCCGCAGGGCAGACGGGGGCGCACCAGCGCTTGGACCGTGCGCTGGCGTCCCTGACGTCCACCACGGCCGCCGACAAGAGCGCCTCGCTATGGGAGCTCATCGCGCTCTGCCGGCTCGTGCATCAGCGCCTGGGCCAGCGCCGCCTGCCGGACGCCGACGCGCTGCTCACGCGTGCCCGCACGCTGGCCGCGACGCTCGGCGCCGAGAGCCCGGTCGTGGCGGCCTGGCTGCACACCACCTTCGCGGCGCGCGCTCACGTGGCGGGCGATTGGGTGGCCTACGTGCACGGCTCCGAGCGCGCCGTCGCGGCCTACGACGACGCGCACGACAAGCGCCACGCCTGCAACCAACGCGTGCGCCTGGGCTATGGCTTGATCGAGACCGCCCAGTACGAGCAGGCGGCGACCGTGCTGGCCCGCGCCGTGGAGGACGCCGCCGCGCTGGGGGTGCCGCTGATCGAGGGCTTCGCACTCCAGAACCTGGGCCTCGCGCAGCACCGTCTCGGACAGCTCGAGCTGGCACACGCGACGCTACGCAACGCCGAGGCCCTGGGCGGGCAGCACGGCCACCACGCCGTGGTCGCCGGTGCCTGCTACTACCTGTGCGACGTGCTGTTGGCGTTGGGCCGCGTGGAAGACGCCTCCGCGTGCGCCGACGTCGCCGCCAAGGGGTTTGCGGGGAGTCCGTTCCACCGAGGCCTCGCGCTGGCCGCGCAGGCGCGCGTGCTGCTGGCGCGCGGCGAGGCGGGTGAGGCGCTCTCACGCGTGGAGGAGGCCCAGCGCGACCGCATCTCCGTGGCGTTCGCGGAGAGCAGCGACGCGGTGGTGGATCTGACCGCGTGCGAGGTGCACGAAGCGCTTGGGGACGCGGCAGGTGCGCGGACGTGTGCGCAGGCGGGGATCGACCGGCTGTCGATCTACCTGGCCGCCGTGCAGGACGCGGCGACGCGCGAGCGCATGTTGGTGCGTGTTCCCGTGCACGCTGCGTTGATGCGGCGCGCGGCACGTTGA
- a CDS encoding TonB-dependent receptor gives MRQLLVLTLLIAIAPLPAQAQPQAPTAPPTSPAPTPAPAEEAPPSDSEGEGEEDEDAPAPNPEQTPDANQGEGTADGDGTADGAPEDDTADDEGDDEGGFDFAALSEELADEEAEGEGEGEGAEDGEDGDEEEEEDDDEWTVGTYRVRAPVDPFRTGGSVQQLSAEVLDAYDYDDINSALQQVPGVYVRQEDGFGLRPNIGLRGTTPDRSRKVTLMEDGVLFGPAPYAAPAAYYFPIFSRMVGVDIYKGPAAVLFGPNTIAGAINLRTREIPTTPGGAFELSYGRFQYRRAHFHYGGSTRHAGILFEGIHLGTTGFRDIDHGDPDSGFNRSEFMLRSFVQTTPGEPIFQRLELKLGFSRERSNETYTGLSDADFQQNPYRRYAATQLDRMIWWRTQVELRHHLVIGEHVQLVTTAYRHDFERTWRRLNRFVGERDGTGPSLFDVLTNPTGARDSFYRVLSGQNDSSDFGPDHDLLVVDNARDFISQGIQTELHANFGQRVEQELVMGLRLHYDEVNRNHVEHAYSLTQGSMVPNGDDPTTITRNIASAVALAAHAAYSMTYAGLTLKPGFRVESIRATLRELLDSSGPRSSTQTYLVLLPGLGATYAFTDHFAALAGVHRGFSPLGPGAGDDVNVETSIAYEAGVRYLDEDAGINAELIGFVNDYQEFVTSCGGSGGCDASDLDRQFNAGDVLIGGVELQATYNLDLGHDLTLPMHLSYTYTHARFRTTFTESADPQLGNVHVGDPVPYVPEHQWSLQLGLEAAGWAVHTSGTFVGEMPEIADDSIHTDRYLIVDVTGSYRVLDRFDITLRLENLTNAQPLVSRRPFGARPYRPFMVQVGVEVDL, from the coding sequence ATGCGCCAACTCCTCGTACTCACTCTGCTTATCGCCATTGCGCCGCTGCCCGCCCAGGCCCAGCCACAGGCTCCCACGGCGCCCCCGACGTCCCCGGCGCCGACCCCCGCGCCAGCCGAAGAGGCGCCGCCCAGTGACTCGGAGGGCGAAGGCGAAGAGGATGAGGACGCCCCGGCGCCCAACCCTGAGCAGACGCCTGACGCCAACCAGGGAGAGGGCACTGCCGATGGCGATGGCACCGCAGACGGCGCCCCCGAGGACGACACGGCTGACGATGAAGGCGACGATGAGGGAGGCTTCGACTTCGCCGCGCTGTCGGAGGAGCTCGCCGACGAAGAGGCGGAGGGCGAGGGCGAGGGCGAGGGCGCGGAAGATGGAGAAGACGGCGACGAGGAAGAGGAAGAGGACGACGACGAGTGGACGGTCGGCACCTATCGCGTGCGCGCCCCCGTCGACCCCTTCCGCACCGGAGGGTCGGTCCAGCAGCTGAGCGCCGAGGTGCTCGACGCGTACGACTACGACGACATCAACAGCGCGCTCCAGCAGGTGCCCGGCGTGTACGTGCGCCAAGAAGACGGCTTCGGTCTGCGCCCGAACATCGGCCTGCGCGGCACCACGCCCGACCGCAGCCGCAAGGTGACGCTCATGGAGGACGGCGTGCTGTTCGGGCCCGCGCCCTACGCCGCGCCCGCCGCGTACTACTTCCCCATCTTCTCCCGCATGGTGGGCGTCGACATCTACAAGGGCCCCGCCGCGGTCCTCTTCGGACCCAACACCATCGCGGGCGCCATCAACCTGCGGACGCGCGAGATCCCCACCACGCCGGGCGGCGCGTTCGAGCTGTCCTACGGCCGCTTCCAGTACCGCCGCGCGCACTTCCACTACGGCGGCAGCACGCGCCACGCGGGCATCCTCTTCGAGGGCATCCACCTCGGCACCACGGGCTTCCGCGACATCGACCACGGCGACCCGGACAGCGGCTTCAACCGCAGCGAGTTCATGCTGCGCAGCTTCGTGCAGACCACGCCGGGCGAGCCCATCTTCCAGCGCCTCGAGCTCAAGCTGGGCTTCTCGCGCGAGCGCAGCAACGAGACGTACACGGGCCTCTCCGACGCCGACTTCCAGCAGAACCCCTACCGCCGCTACGCCGCCACCCAGCTCGACCGGATGATCTGGTGGCGCACCCAGGTGGAGCTGCGTCACCACCTGGTCATCGGCGAGCACGTCCAGCTGGTCACCACGGCCTACCGCCACGACTTCGAGCGCACCTGGCGCCGCCTCAACCGCTTCGTCGGCGAGCGCGACGGAACGGGGCCCTCGCTCTTCGACGTGCTCACCAACCCGACCGGCGCGCGCGACAGCTTCTACCGCGTGCTCTCCGGGCAGAACGACTCGTCCGACTTCGGGCCCGATCACGACCTGCTCGTGGTCGACAACGCGCGCGACTTCATCTCGCAGGGCATCCAGACCGAGCTGCACGCGAACTTCGGCCAGCGCGTGGAGCAGGAGCTGGTGATGGGCCTGCGGCTGCACTACGACGAGGTGAACCGCAACCACGTGGAGCACGCCTACTCGCTCACGCAGGGCTCCATGGTGCCGAACGGCGACGACCCGACCACCATCACGCGCAACATCGCGTCGGCCGTGGCGCTGGCCGCGCACGCCGCGTACTCCATGACCTACGCGGGCCTGACGCTGAAGCCCGGTTTCCGCGTGGAGAGCATCCGCGCCACGCTGCGCGAGCTGCTCGACAGCAGCGGGCCGCGCAGCTCGACACAGACCTACCTGGTGCTGCTGCCGGGCCTGGGCGCCACCTACGCGTTCACGGACCACTTCGCGGCGCTGGCGGGCGTGCACCGCGGCTTCAGCCCCCTCGGACCGGGCGCGGGCGACGACGTGAACGTCGAGACCTCCATCGCCTACGAGGCCGGCGTGCGCTACCTCGACGAGGACGCGGGCATCAACGCCGAGCTGATCGGCTTCGTGAACGACTATCAGGAGTTCGTCACCTCGTGTGGGGGTAGCGGCGGCTGCGACGCTTCGGACCTCGACCGGCAGTTCAACGCGGGCGACGTGCTGATCGGCGGCGTGGAGCTGCAAGCCACCTACAACCTCGACCTCGGGCACGACCTGACCCTGCCCATGCACCTGTCCTACACGTACACGCACGCGCGCTTCCGCACGACGTTCACCGAGTCCGCCGATCCGCAGCTGGGCAACGTGCACGTGGGCGACCCCGTGCCTTACGTGCCCGAGCACCAGTGGTCGCTCCAGCTGGGCCTCGAGGCCGCGGGCTGGGCAGTGCACACCTCCGGCACGTTCGTGGGCGAGATGCCCGAGATCGCTGACGACTCCATCCACACGGACCGCTACCTGATCGTGGACGTGACCGGCAGCTACCGCGTGCTGGACCGCTTCGACATCACGCTGCGCCTCGAGAACCTCACCAACGCCCAGCCGCTGGTGTCTCGCCGCCCCTTCGGCGCGCGCCCGTACCGCCCCTTCATGGTGCAGGTGGGCGTCGAAGTGGACCTCTGA
- the rodA gene encoding rod shape-determining protein RodA, which translates to MALGRGLRETFDWPLFVCVMSIAILGVINLYSATSANRQYSDLYIQQIYWLTLGAGVGTLVAAVDYRHFERFGWFAYGGGVVLLVLVFLLGRSIRGSTRWIPIGTFSLQPSELMKVALIVALAKFLHDDTKTDGRALKDLIIPGLILAVPMGLILAQPDLGTALICAFIFGTIMVLTQLKWRSLFTLFAVFVASAPLTWRYALRDYQKGRILSFMAQFTGEQDIQDAGWHTHQSLVSIGSGGFWGKGYMEGTQNQFGFLPDQHSDFPFSVWAEEQGLLGTMLLLGLYLFLVLWGLRIASQAKDRFGAVCAVGVSALIFWQSVINLGMVSGMLPVVGMTLPLFSYGGSSVLTIAMGIGLLMNISMRRFQY; encoded by the coding sequence ATGGCCCTCGGACGCGGACTCCGTGAGACCTTCGACTGGCCGCTCTTCGTGTGCGTCATGTCGATCGCCATCCTGGGCGTGATCAACCTGTACAGCGCCACCAGCGCCAACCGGCAGTACTCGGACCTGTACATCCAGCAGATCTACTGGCTCACGCTCGGGGCCGGCGTCGGCACGCTGGTGGCTGCCGTCGACTACCGCCACTTCGAACGCTTCGGCTGGTTCGCGTACGGCGGCGGCGTGGTGCTGCTGGTGCTGGTCTTCCTCCTGGGCCGCAGCATCCGCGGCAGCACGCGCTGGATCCCCATCGGCACCTTCTCGCTGCAGCCCAGCGAGCTCATGAAGGTGGCGCTCATCGTTGCGCTCGCGAAGTTCCTGCACGACGACACGAAGACGGACGGTCGCGCCCTGAAGGACCTCATCATCCCGGGGCTGATCCTGGCCGTGCCCATGGGGCTCATCCTGGCGCAGCCGGACCTCGGCACGGCGCTGATCTGCGCGTTCATCTTCGGCACCATCATGGTGCTCACGCAGCTCAAGTGGCGCTCCTTGTTCACGCTCTTCGCGGTGTTCGTGGCCAGCGCCCCGCTCACCTGGCGCTACGCGCTGCGCGACTACCAGAAGGGCCGCATCCTCTCGTTCATGGCTCAGTTCACGGGCGAGCAGGACATCCAGGACGCGGGCTGGCACACGCACCAGAGCCTGGTCTCCATCGGCAGCGGCGGCTTCTGGGGCAAGGGCTACATGGAGGGCACGCAGAACCAGTTCGGCTTCCTGCCGGACCAGCACTCGGACTTCCCCTTCTCGGTCTGGGCCGAGGAGCAGGGCCTCTTGGGCACCATGCTGCTGCTCGGGCTCTACCTGTTCCTGGTGCTGTGGGGGCTGCGCATCGCGTCGCAGGCCAAGGACCGCTTCGGCGCCGTCTGCGCGGTCGGTGTGTCCGCGCTCATCTTCTGGCAGTCGGTCATCAACCTCGGGATGGTCTCCGGCATGCTGCCCGTCGTGGGCATGACGCTGCCGCTGTTCAGCTACGGCGGCTCGTCCGTGCTCACGATCGCGATGGGCATCGGCCTGCTGATGAACATCAGCATGCGCCGGTTCCAGTACTGA
- the mrdA gene encoding penicillin-binding protein 2, with translation MIMLSQRREVGEFRKRYKWFALVAFLAYGALMVRMLSLQVVQADEWSAASLDNITKTLTERATRGIIRDTRGQTIATNRASYTVYATPSLLSDEQIELTTSLMGLTAEDAQAFRRRIQTVDVRRRSHQIRAFADVTRDQVAALEEHGPDLPGIDVVAGPVRQYAFGALGAHTVGYLNEVSAEDLERLADQNYYRAGDRLGRMGIERSLESVLRGRRGFRHVMVNARGRRLSEQEAPQLEGEMHRPAVPGHDVVLTLDMELMRMAQRAFQGHPSGGVVVVDVHSGRIRALYSKPSYDLNELTGRMSQERYNELVENPHRPLIDKTIYDTFFPGSTFKPFSALSALQEGAMDPRERVFCEGSLTIGRQRMRCTARHEDVDMRSALVQSCNVYFWALAERVGLDRLNRYARDFGLAERTGIGINSEARGFLASREWYEEHYGQFRVGYTLNTAIGQGNTRVTLLQLALAYAALANGGVLYAPQLIERIETPDGAVVEEPEPHVRRRLGIDPEHLAFNAEALRGVVNDEEGTAYGALIAGGVSISGKTGTAEVAPGSQRSGDARRAAYFRQSHAWFAGFAPSEDPQVAIVVLVEHGGAGGRNAAPIATRILQEYLAGSVPRTEPARGSESGGARRGTPARRGRAARGGR, from the coding sequence ATGATCATGCTCTCCCAGCGCCGCGAGGTCGGCGAGTTCCGCAAGCGCTACAAGTGGTTCGCGCTCGTGGCGTTCCTCGCCTACGGCGCGCTCATGGTGCGCATGCTGTCGCTGCAGGTGGTGCAGGCCGACGAGTGGTCCGCGGCGTCCCTCGACAACATCACCAAGACGCTCACGGAGCGCGCCACACGTGGCATCATCCGCGACACGCGCGGGCAGACCATCGCCACCAACCGGGCGTCGTACACGGTCTACGCGACACCGTCGCTGCTGTCGGACGAGCAGATCGAGCTCACCACCAGTTTGATGGGGCTCACGGCCGAGGATGCGCAGGCCTTCCGGCGCCGCATCCAGACCGTGGACGTGCGCAGGCGGTCGCACCAGATCCGCGCCTTCGCAGACGTGACGCGCGACCAGGTGGCGGCGCTCGAGGAACACGGGCCCGACCTGCCTGGCATCGACGTCGTGGCAGGGCCGGTGCGGCAGTACGCCTTCGGCGCGCTCGGTGCGCACACGGTGGGCTACCTGAACGAGGTGAGCGCCGAGGACCTCGAGCGCCTCGCCGACCAGAACTACTACCGCGCGGGCGACCGACTGGGTCGCATGGGCATCGAGCGCAGCTTGGAGAGCGTGCTGCGTGGTCGGCGCGGCTTCCGGCACGTGATGGTCAACGCGCGCGGCCGGCGGCTGAGCGAGCAGGAGGCGCCGCAGCTCGAGGGGGAGATGCACCGGCCCGCCGTGCCGGGCCACGACGTGGTGCTCACGCTCGACATGGAGCTCATGCGCATGGCGCAGCGGGCGTTCCAGGGGCATCCGTCTGGTGGTGTCGTCGTGGTGGACGTGCACTCGGGGCGCATCCGCGCGCTGTACTCGAAGCCTTCGTACGACCTGAACGAGCTCACCGGGCGCATGTCGCAGGAGCGCTACAACGAGCTGGTCGAGAACCCGCACCGGCCCCTGATCGACAAGACCATCTACGACACATTCTTCCCGGGCTCCACGTTCAAGCCCTTCAGCGCGCTCTCCGCGCTGCAAGAGGGCGCCATGGACCCGCGCGAGCGCGTCTTCTGCGAGGGCTCGCTCACCATCGGTCGGCAGCGCATGCGCTGCACGGCGCGGCACGAGGACGTGGACATGCGCTCCGCCCTCGTGCAGTCGTGCAACGTCTACTTCTGGGCCCTGGCCGAGCGCGTGGGCCTCGACCGCCTCAACCGTTACGCACGCGACTTCGGCCTGGCCGAGCGCACGGGCATCGGCATCAACAGCGAGGCGCGCGGGTTCCTCGCGTCGCGCGAGTGGTACGAGGAGCACTACGGTCAGTTCCGCGTGGGCTACACGCTCAACACCGCCATCGGTCAGGGAAACACGCGCGTGACGCTGCTGCAGCTGGCCCTCGCGTACGCCGCGCTGGCGAACGGCGGCGTGCTCTATGCGCCGCAGCTCATCGAGCGCATCGAGACGCCCGACGGAGCGGTGGTGGAAGAGCCCGAGCCGCACGTGCGCCGCCGCCTGGGCATCGACCCAGAGCACCTGGCCTTCAACGCCGAGGCGCTGCGGGGCGTCGTCAACGACGAAGAGGGTACCGCGTACGGCGCGCTCATCGCGGGCGGCGTGTCCATCAGCGGTAAGACGGGCACGGCCGAGGTCGCGCCCGGCAGCCAGCGCTCGGGTGACGCGCGGCGCGCCGCCTACTTCCGCCAGTCGCACGCGTGGTTCGCGGGCTTCGCGCCCTCGGAAGATCCGCAGGTGGCCATCGTGGTGCTCGTCGAGCACGGCGGCGCTGGCGGTCGTAACGCGGCGCCCATCGCCACGCGTATCCTGCAGGAGTACCTGGCGGGCAGCGTGCCGCGCACCGAGCCCGCGCGAGGCAGTGAGAGCGGCGGCGCGAGACGCGGAACGCCGGCCCGTCGAGGCCGGGCTGCCCGAGGGGGACGCTAG
- the mreD gene encoding rod shape-determining protein MreD: MSVVARSVLIVALGFALLLLRSVMWRAFAFGAFTPQLVLPIAIFVGVSPDVKLLRGAVIAFVIGYLSDHFTGLPMSVHTFLTVATYFIVRGMGLRVFLRGPWFQVGLTFVASILFGLATTGVRSVFEAEAPFAVEGGSRLLVFSTVSTALMTAIVSPAVFATMRAIEDTATGRRETASA; the protein is encoded by the coding sequence ATGAGCGTGGTGGCCCGCAGCGTCCTGATCGTGGCGCTGGGCTTCGCGCTCTTGCTGCTGCGGTCGGTCATGTGGCGGGCGTTCGCGTTCGGCGCCTTCACGCCGCAGCTGGTGCTGCCGATCGCGATCTTCGTGGGGGTGTCGCCCGACGTGAAGCTGCTGCGCGGGGCCGTCATCGCGTTCGTCATCGGCTACCTCTCGGACCACTTCACGGGCCTGCCCATGAGCGTCCACACCTTCCTCACCGTGGCCACGTACTTCATCGTGCGCGGTATGGGGCTGCGCGTGTTTCTGCGTGGTCCGTGGTTTCAGGTGGGCCTCACCTTCGTCGCGTCCATCCTGTTCGGCTTGGCCACTACGGGCGTGCGCTCCGTGTTCGAGGCTGAGGCGCCCTTCGCAGTCGAGGGGGGCTCGCGCCTCCTGGTGTTCAGCACGGTGTCGACAGCCTTGATGACGGCCATCGTGTCCCCCGCGGTGTTCGCGACGATGCGCGCCATCGAGGACACGGCGACCGGCCGCAGGGAGACGGCCAGCGCATGA
- the mreC gene encoding rod shape-determining protein MreC encodes MISVALLILPFLVLQANLKDPSKVNALDKVIIELSGWLQEAGVSAADSVGAVIQEYFYLVDVGRENERLRLDNTRYREENRQLRLLGHENERLRQLLELRTRIGGDSVSAQVIGKDTSEYFRVVRLVVDRGERDRVRVGMPVVSSEGLVGQVSRLTGHRADVRLTVDQQSAVDIIIPRTGTRGMLRGTGERNRYAARIEYLERTDEIREGDDVYTSGLGHRFPASILVGQVTQVTRREFGLYQQAEVTPSVDFSSLEEVLILTSGSREQTADERSADVPDVELEGRR; translated from the coding sequence GTGATCTCCGTAGCGCTGTTGATCCTGCCGTTCCTCGTCCTGCAGGCCAACCTGAAGGACCCGTCGAAGGTCAACGCGCTCGACAAGGTCATCATCGAGCTGAGCGGCTGGCTGCAAGAGGCCGGGGTGAGCGCGGCGGACTCGGTCGGCGCCGTCATCCAGGAGTACTTCTACCTGGTGGACGTCGGCCGCGAGAACGAGCGCCTGCGCCTCGACAACACCCGCTATCGGGAAGAAAACCGCCAGCTCCGGCTGTTGGGTCACGAGAACGAGCGCCTGCGGCAGCTGCTCGAGCTGCGGACGCGCATCGGCGGTGACTCGGTGAGCGCACAAGTGATCGGCAAAGACACCTCGGAGTACTTCCGCGTCGTGCGCCTGGTCGTGGACCGGGGCGAGCGCGACCGCGTGCGCGTGGGTATGCCGGTGGTGTCCTCCGAGGGATTGGTGGGGCAGGTGTCGAGGCTCACGGGCCACCGCGCGGACGTGCGCCTGACGGTCGATCAGCAGAGCGCCGTGGACATCATCATCCCCCGCACGGGCACCCGCGGCATGCTCCGCGGGACGGGTGAGCGCAACCGCTACGCGGCCCGCATCGAGTACCTCGAGCGCACCGACGAGATCCGCGAGGGCGACGACGTCTATACCAGCGGCCTCGGCCACCGCTTCCCGGCCAGCATCCTCGTGGGGCAGGTCACGCAGGTGACGCGGCGCGAGTTCGGCCTCTACCAGCAGGCCGAGGTCACTCCGTCCGTGGACTTCTCGTCCCTCGAGGAGGTGCTCATCTTGACCAGTGGGTCGCGGGAGCAGACCGCCGACGAGCGCTCGGCCGACGTGCCCGACGTGGAGCTGGAGGGGCGTCGATGA